One genomic region from Nostoc sphaeroides encodes:
- a CDS encoding glutathione S-transferase family protein, with translation MSNSTPMDDQKNLPQKKGRTLPPKLIIWLGKFVWTTMWQMMMSKLAPSNQSGAYIRPNSQFRKFIGTEEGNPHPAAAGRYKLYVGLGCPWAHRTLVVRSLKKLEAVISVCIVSPSPIEGGWIFNSEVEGCRTLAEFYQLAEPGYSGRSTVPILWDNQTKTIVNNESSEIIVMLNSEFNEFANNPTLDLYPEALKEKIDWWNEKIYHAVNNGVYRCGFAQSQEAYNQACNELFATLDEIDIALQTSRYLCGDNLTLADVRLFTTLFRFDSAYYGLFKCNRQRIRDYQNLGAYLRDLYQLPGVADTCDVDSVKRDYYGNLFPLNPGGIIPDGPDMAYLYQPSGRDRLGTVNAS, from the coding sequence ATGAGCAACTCAACTCCAATGGATGACCAGAAAAATCTTCCCCAGAAAAAGGGCAGGACACTCCCTCCTAAGCTGATCATTTGGCTGGGAAAGTTTGTCTGGACGACTATGTGGCAGATGATGATGTCAAAGCTTGCTCCTAGCAATCAGTCGGGAGCTTATATTCGTCCTAATAGCCAGTTTCGGAAGTTCATTGGCACAGAAGAAGGAAATCCACACCCAGCAGCAGCAGGGCGCTACAAACTCTATGTTGGGCTGGGCTGTCCTTGGGCGCACCGAACCCTAGTTGTGCGATCGCTCAAAAAACTCGAAGCGGTAATATCAGTATGTATCGTCTCTCCTTCTCCCATTGAAGGCGGTTGGATATTCAACTCAGAAGTTGAAGGTTGTCGCACACTGGCTGAATTTTATCAGTTGGCAGAACCTGGTTACAGTGGACGCTCTACAGTTCCAATTTTATGGGATAACCAAACAAAAACCATCGTCAACAATGAGAGTTCAGAGATTATTGTGATGCTGAACTCTGAGTTTAACGAGTTCGCCAACAATCCGACGCTCGATCTTTACCCAGAAGCACTCAAAGAAAAAATTGACTGGTGGAATGAGAAGATTTATCACGCGGTAAATAACGGTGTGTATCGCTGCGGCTTTGCCCAAAGCCAAGAAGCATACAATCAAGCCTGTAATGAACTGTTTGCAACTCTCGATGAGATTGACATTGCATTGCAGACTAGTCGATATCTGTGTGGGGACAATCTGACGCTAGCAGATGTCCGTTTATTCACGACGTTATTTCGGTTTGATAGTGCCTACTATGGGCTGTTTAAGTGCAATAGGCAGCGTATTCGAGACTATCAGAACCTGGGAGCTTACTTACGTGATTTATATCAGCTTCCAGGTGTAGCTGACACCTGCGATGTAGATAGTGTGAAGCGGGACTACTACGGGAATCTATTTCCACTCAATCCGGGTGGGATTATTCCCGATGGGCCTGATATGGCTTATCTTTATCAACCATCTGGGCGCGATCGCCTCGGCACGGTTAATGCTTCATAA
- a CDS encoding galactose oxidase-like domain-containing protein — translation MTQTHNNPNLLEETDLGTFIAQATTADQWQVLSYSAPILPIHAALLRTGKVLFFCGSGNDPSQLNTPYDSVVWDVSKGTFTRQKPPLDSNNQPIDLFCAGHSFRPDGMLLVAGGTLRYDPFYGSPSALMFDPIGEKWVKIPPMNNGRWYPTLLTLGSGRIFAISGPDKDGKLNKQPEIYSAFFPNGWNAFPLTRSYPPYLHLFLLDSGKIFYSGAQMGSNFGVAPTILTLPGTFTETIQEKAVTGLQDRGFGNQATSVLLPPAQDQKVMIIGGGSGGMATNRVNIVDLKDTNPTYVAAQPLNYARMHHSAVLLPDRTVFVCNGSKMNEDTTQSMLPAEIYDPATNTWTVVAKQNVPRVYHSVALLLPDGSVVTAGGNPRRTVNELRLEIYSPAYMSRSRPIIQSAPVELDYERQFTIQTPQAANIKWVSLIRPMATTHSCDTEQRLLDVPINFRNATSLNVTLTSNRNIAVRGWYMLFITDNNGTPSVATWMRIL, via the coding sequence GTGACTCAAACTCATAACAACCCTAACCTTCTAGAAGAAACGGATTTAGGGACTTTCATCGCTCAGGCTACTACCGCAGACCAATGGCAAGTATTGTCCTACAGTGCGCCAATCCTACCGATACATGCCGCTCTACTTCGTACTGGTAAAGTATTGTTTTTCTGCGGTTCAGGTAATGATCCCAGTCAGTTAAATACTCCCTATGACAGTGTGGTTTGGGATGTAAGTAAAGGAACCTTTACCCGTCAAAAGCCTCCATTGGATAGTAATAATCAACCTATTGATCTTTTTTGCGCTGGGCACTCTTTCCGCCCTGATGGGATGTTATTGGTTGCGGGTGGAACTTTGCGCTATGACCCATTTTATGGTTCACCCTCTGCTCTAATGTTTGATCCTATTGGAGAGAAATGGGTCAAGATACCACCAATGAATAATGGCCGGTGGTATCCGACTCTGTTAACACTAGGCAGCGGTCGGATCTTTGCAATCTCTGGCCCGGATAAAGATGGCAAGCTCAACAAACAACCAGAAATTTATTCTGCTTTCTTTCCAAATGGTTGGAACGCTTTTCCACTAACTCGTTCCTACCCGCCATACTTACATCTGTTTCTACTCGATAGTGGAAAAATTTTTTATTCAGGTGCTCAAATGGGCAGCAACTTTGGAGTAGCGCCAACTATACTAACCTTGCCAGGTACATTTACTGAAACAATTCAAGAAAAAGCTGTGACAGGGCTGCAAGACCGAGGTTTTGGAAATCAAGCTACCAGCGTGCTTTTACCACCTGCACAAGACCAAAAAGTGATGATTATTGGTGGAGGTAGTGGTGGTATGGCAACAAACAGGGTAAATATTGTAGATTTAAAAGATACTAACCCAACTTATGTAGCAGCACAGCCTCTAAACTATGCTCGGATGCATCACAGCGCAGTTTTGTTACCCGATCGCACAGTGTTTGTTTGCAATGGTAGCAAAATGAATGAGGACACAACACAATCAATGTTGCCAGCAGAAATCTACGATCCAGCTACAAATACCTGGACGGTAGTAGCTAAACAAAATGTCCCCCGCGTTTATCACTCAGTGGCCTTGCTCCTACCAGATGGTAGCGTAGTCACAGCCGGGGGTAACCCTAGAAGGACTGTCAATGAACTGCGATTAGAAATCTACAGTCCTGCATATATGTCGCGATCGCGCCCAATAATTCAGAGCGCTCCTGTAGAATTGGACTACGAACGGCAATTTACAATTCAGACACCCCAAGCTGCGAATATTAAATGGGTTAGTCTGATTAGACCAATGGCAACCACTCATTCCTGCGATACAGAACAAAGGTTACTGGATGTGCCGATTAATTTTAGGAACGCTACTTCTCTCAATGTCACCCTAACAAGCAATCGAAACATAGCAGTACGAGGCTGGTACATGCTTTTTATTACTGACAACAATGGAACACCCTCAGTAGCAACCTGGATGCGAATATTATAG
- the rbsK gene encoding ribokinase, producing the protein MSIIVFGSINIDLVATTPRLPIAGETLLGEEFFKVSGGKGANQAVALAKLGIPTQMVGRVGADDFGVELVNNLQASGVQIDNIFVDETVSSGVAIIAVNHAGENQIIVIPGANGRVNQEDVERLSQLLPEATALLLQLEIPITAVIAAAKAARKSKIRVILDPAPAQSDLPDELYPLVDIITPNEVEAAQLVGFAVDGEELAAKAAEVLLERGVKCAIVKLGAKGVFCATAEEKFFVPAFPVHAVDTVAAGDAFNGGLTAALFERLSLHQAVVWGAAAGALATTKPGAQTSLPDRFTFDAFLRQRALGSTQR; encoded by the coding sequence ATGAGCATTATCGTCTTCGGCAGCATAAATATAGACTTGGTAGCAACAACACCCCGGTTGCCAATCGCCGGAGAAACGTTGTTAGGAGAAGAATTTTTTAAAGTTTCGGGAGGTAAAGGAGCTAATCAAGCCGTAGCATTAGCAAAATTGGGAATTCCTACCCAAATGGTGGGGCGTGTAGGTGCAGATGATTTTGGTGTAGAACTTGTCAACAATTTACAAGCATCTGGTGTGCAGATTGACAATATTTTTGTGGATGAAACTGTTAGTTCTGGAGTCGCCATCATCGCCGTAAATCATGCTGGTGAAAATCAAATTATTGTAATTCCTGGCGCAAATGGGCGTGTCAATCAAGAAGATGTAGAACGATTATCCCAGTTATTACCAGAAGCGACAGCACTGCTTTTACAATTAGAAATTCCGATTACTGCCGTGATTGCAGCCGCTAAAGCCGCAAGAAAAAGCAAAATCAGGGTAATTCTCGATCCAGCACCCGCACAGTCTGACTTGCCAGATGAACTTTACCCATTAGTGGACATTATTACACCGAATGAAGTTGAAGCCGCGCAGTTAGTGGGTTTTGCTGTGGATGGAGAAGAACTTGCAGCCAAAGCAGCTGAAGTTTTATTAGAACGGGGTGTGAAATGTGCGATCGTTAAACTGGGTGCTAAAGGTGTTTTTTGTGCCACTGCTGAAGAAAAGTTTTTTGTACCTGCGTTTCCAGTTCATGCAGTTGACACAGTAGCTGCTGGCGATGCTTTTAATGGCGGCTTGACGGCGGCACTTTTTGAAAGACTTTCTTTACACCAGGCAGTTGTTTGGGGTGCAGCAGCCGGTGCTTTAGCTACGACAAAACCAGGCGCACAAACTTCGCTACCCGATAGATTTACATTTGATGCATTTCTTAGGCAAAGGGCATTGGGGAGTACGCAAAGATGA
- a CDS encoding SulP family inorganic anion transporter translates to MTISNILEEPQSLNRWFSGLRGDLTGGLTAAVVALPLALAFAVASGVEPKAGLYTAIVAGIVAAIFGGSPVQITGPTGAMAVVLVGIVAKYGIEKVWIAGVMAGIIQIALGVAKLGQLVKFIPYPVTAGFTNGIAVIIFCGQLNNFFGLQLPRSEHFAPGLWQSVIHVEALNWAAVGLAIAVIATTVLWPKINSTIPGSLMGLVLATAIASYFHLDVPTIGRIPQSLPMPQGIPHWNDFSVIRELINPALALAALGSIESLLSAVVADGMTVSEKHNSDRELIGQGLANIIVPFFGGIPATGAIARTVVNARSGGKTRLSGVIHGVALAIIVLTLAPLAAQIPLAALAGILMVVSVRMVEWEAIGLLMRATYSDFAVMILTWLVTILFDLVLAVEVGLIAAGALFIKRMSDLSLVKIPETEVFPPGTPLELGKEIAVYRVDGPVFFGAAERFATFLRDEPEVKYLILRLRFVPNMDTTGLVALEDIYHDLERHNCRLILTGLQPEVKQLLERTGLLKTIGLSNCFETTTDAICSISPQIRECPQPVAADLKTKELMELND, encoded by the coding sequence ATGACAATATCTAATATCCTCGAAGAACCACAAAGTCTAAATCGCTGGTTTAGTGGACTCCGTGGCGATTTGACGGGAGGGCTAACAGCAGCAGTGGTAGCCTTGCCTTTAGCTTTAGCTTTTGCGGTAGCCAGTGGAGTAGAACCAAAGGCGGGACTTTATACCGCTATTGTGGCGGGAATTGTAGCAGCAATTTTTGGTGGTTCGCCAGTACAGATTACAGGGCCGACAGGGGCAATGGCTGTAGTATTGGTGGGAATTGTCGCCAAGTACGGCATTGAGAAAGTTTGGATTGCTGGAGTGATGGCTGGGATTATCCAGATTGCCTTAGGGGTTGCCAAACTTGGACAGCTAGTGAAGTTTATTCCCTATCCAGTGACGGCAGGTTTCACCAATGGTATTGCCGTAATTATATTTTGTGGTCAATTAAATAATTTCTTTGGTTTACAACTACCGCGCAGTGAACATTTCGCGCCGGGACTTTGGCAAAGTGTAATTCATGTAGAAGCTTTAAACTGGGCTGCTGTTGGGTTGGCAATAGCGGTGATTGCAACCACAGTTTTGTGGCCCAAGATTAATTCTACAATACCGGGTTCTTTAATGGGGTTGGTTTTGGCAACAGCGATCGCTTCTTATTTCCATTTGGATGTACCCACAATTGGCAGGATTCCGCAATCTTTACCAATGCCCCAAGGTATTCCCCACTGGAATGATTTTAGTGTGATTCGAGAACTGATTAATCCAGCTTTGGCTTTGGCAGCACTGGGAAGTATTGAATCGTTGCTGTCGGCGGTGGTGGCCGATGGGATGACAGTAAGCGAAAAACACAATAGCGATCGCGAATTAATTGGTCAAGGATTGGCAAATATCATTGTCCCATTTTTTGGCGGTATTCCTGCAACAGGTGCGATCGCTCGGACTGTTGTCAATGCCCGTTCGGGCGGCAAAACCCGACTATCTGGAGTAATTCACGGCGTTGCTTTAGCGATTATCGTTTTAACTTTAGCACCCCTAGCAGCACAGATTCCTTTAGCAGCACTTGCTGGGATTTTGATGGTGGTTAGTGTGCGGATGGTTGAGTGGGAAGCCATTGGTTTATTGATGCGTGCTACTTACTCTGACTTTGCAGTGATGATTCTCACCTGGCTAGTAACAATCTTGTTTGACTTAGTTCTCGCTGTAGAAGTAGGATTGATTGCAGCCGGAGCCTTGTTCATCAAACGGATGAGCGATTTAAGCTTAGTCAAAATACCTGAAACCGAAGTATTTCCCCCTGGTACTCCTCTAGAATTAGGTAAAGAAATTGCCGTTTATCGCGTAGATGGCCCCGTATTTTTTGGTGCTGCTGAACGGTTTGCTACCTTCCTCCGCGATGAACCGGAAGTAAAATATTTAATTCTCCGGTTACGATTTGTGCCAAATATGGACACAACTGGGTTAGTAGCTTTAGAGGATATTTACCACGACTTGGAACGGCACAATTGCCGCTTAATTCTCACAGGTTTACAACCCGAAGTCAAACAACTATTAGAACGAACTGGATTGTTAAAAACAATTGGGTTATCAAATTGTTTTGAAACAACGACAGATGCGATTTGCTCTATCTCTCCTCAGATTCGAGAATGTCCTCAGCCTGTAGCGGCTGATTTGAAAACAAAAGAATTAATGGAATTAAATGACTGA
- a CDS encoding ABC transporter ATP-binding protein: MATVLKSHRASRRRKHSTHPLQRLLEYGHQYRKQIWLATTYSTLNKFFDLAPPGLIGVAVDVVVKQQDSIIAQLGVRDVFQQFLIISFLTVIIWILESVFEYAYARLWRNLAQNIQHDLRLDAYKHLQELELAYFEERSTGGLMSILSDDINQLERFLDGGANDIIQVSATVLIIGAAFFILAPSVAWMALSPMPFILWGSFAYQRLLAPRYADVREKVGFLNSRLSNNISGITTIKSFTAETYEASRLELDSEAYRRSNFKAITLSAAFVPLIRMLILVGFTALLLYGGMAAVSGKMSVGTYSVLVFLIQRLLWPLTRLGETFDQYQRAMASTNRVMNLLDTPIAIHTGDVALPVNEVRGEVQFKNVYFAYKDRFPVIKNLSLDIPAGKTIAIVGSTGSGKSTLVKLLLRLYEVQTGSITLDGIDLQSLNLQDLRRCIGLVSQDVFLFHGTVAENIAYGSFETTEQEIITAAKIAEAHEFIIELPQGYETIVGERGQKLSGGQRQRIAIARAVLKNPPILILDEATSAVDNETEAAIQRSLDRITVDRTTIAIAHRLSTIRNADCIYVMEHGKLVESGTHEQLLEKDGIYSGLWRVQSGLR; this comes from the coding sequence GTGGCTACTGTATTAAAATCTCATCGGGCATCAAGAAGGCGTAAACATTCAACGCATCCTCTCCAGCGATTGCTTGAGTATGGACACCAGTATCGTAAACAAATTTGGCTGGCGACTACTTATTCTACCCTCAATAAATTCTTCGACTTGGCACCACCCGGCTTAATTGGCGTGGCGGTGGATGTAGTCGTTAAACAGCAGGATTCCATAATTGCCCAGTTAGGGGTACGCGATGTCTTTCAACAATTTTTGATTATTTCCTTCCTCACTGTCATCATTTGGATACTAGAATCTGTTTTTGAGTACGCCTACGCTCGACTTTGGCGGAATTTAGCTCAAAATATTCAGCATGACTTGCGTTTGGATGCATACAAACATTTGCAAGAGTTGGAATTGGCTTATTTTGAAGAACGCAGCACTGGCGGTTTAATGTCTATCCTCAGTGATGATATTAACCAATTAGAGCGGTTTTTGGATGGAGGAGCTAATGATATTATCCAAGTTTCCGCTACTGTTCTAATTATTGGCGCTGCTTTCTTTATTTTGGCTCCAAGTGTAGCGTGGATGGCTTTGTCACCGATGCCATTTATCCTCTGGGGTTCTTTTGCTTATCAACGACTACTTGCCCCTCGTTATGCTGATGTGCGAGAAAAGGTAGGTTTCCTGAATTCGCGTTTGTCAAACAATATTAGCGGAATTACTACTATTAAAAGTTTCACTGCTGAAACTTATGAAGCCTCTCGTTTAGAATTAGATAGTGAAGCTTATCGCCGGAGTAACTTTAAAGCAATTACTCTTTCTGCTGCTTTTGTCCCCTTAATTCGGATGTTGATTTTAGTGGGTTTCACAGCATTACTTTTATATGGCGGGATGGCAGCAGTTTCTGGAAAAATGTCTGTAGGTACTTACAGCGTATTAGTGTTTTTAATCCAGCGATTGCTGTGGCCTTTAACTAGATTAGGCGAAACATTTGATCAATATCAAAGGGCAATGGCTTCTACTAATCGAGTCATGAATTTGTTGGATACTCCTATCGCTATTCATACAGGTGATGTGGCCTTACCTGTAAATGAAGTGCGCGGGGAAGTGCAATTTAAAAATGTTTATTTTGCTTATAAAGATAGATTTCCAGTAATTAAAAATCTGTCTTTGGATATTCCGGCGGGGAAAACAATCGCAATTGTTGGTTCAACTGGTTCTGGTAAAAGCACTTTAGTTAAACTTTTATTGCGGTTATACGAAGTGCAAACGGGAAGCATTACTCTCGATGGCATTGATTTGCAAAGTTTGAATTTGCAAGATTTACGCCGTTGCATTGGCTTGGTGAGTCAAGATGTCTTTCTATTTCATGGCACTGTAGCGGAGAATATTGCTTATGGTAGCTTTGAGACTACAGAGCAAGAAATTATCACGGCGGCGAAGATAGCCGAGGCGCACGAATTTATTATTGAATTGCCCCAAGGTTATGAGACAATTGTGGGGGAAAGAGGACAAAAGTTATCTGGTGGACAAAGACAACGGATTGCGATCGCTCGTGCAGTTCTCAAAAATCCCCCCATTCTGATTTTAGATGAAGCTACCTCAGCAGTGGATAATGAGACAGAAGCAGCAATCCAGCGATCGCTCGACCGAATTACAGTAGATAGAACTACAATTGCGATCGCTCATCGTCTTTCCACCATCCGCAATGCCGATTGCATTTATGTCATGGAACATGGGAAATTAGTAGAGTCGGGAACCCATGAGCAATTGCTGGAGAAAGACGGTATTTATTCCGGCCTCTGGCGTGTACAATCAGGCTTAAGGTGA
- the tnpA gene encoding IS200/IS605 family transposase yields the protein MKKSSYEYRHYNHAVGLSVIHLVWIPKRRKKVLVGKIRDRIFEIFSELAIEKDWNIRALEVAPDHIHLFVEIHPTDAIFQVVKAFKGRSSNYLRKEFPELKKLPSLWTNSYFFSTAGNVAADTIERYIAVCSSVRYKKNAGMI from the coding sequence ATGAAAAAAAGCTCTTACGAATATCGACATTACAATCACGCTGTTGGACTAAGCGTGATTCATTTAGTTTGGATACCTAAACGACGGAAGAAGGTACTTGTTGGGAAAATTAGGGATAGAATTTTTGAGATATTTTCAGAACTGGCTATTGAAAAAGACTGGAATATTCGCGCACTAGAAGTCGCACCAGACCACATTCATTTATTTGTAGAGATTCATCCAACTGATGCAATATTTCAAGTAGTCAAAGCATTCAAAGGACGTTCGTCAAATTACTTAAGAAAGGAGTTTCCAGAATTAAAGAAGTTACCATCACTCTGGACTAACAGTTATTTTTTCTCAACTGCTGGAAACGTTGCGGCTGATACTATAGAAAGATATATAGCGGTGTGCAGTTCAGTGAGATACAAAAAAAATGCTGGAATGATTTGA
- a CDS encoding RNA-guided endonuclease InsQ/TnpB family protein: MQIRWKFKLQPNIGQQALMSEWLVTLRKHRNYCLAERQRAFETNNQKSDEQVMYQYGAFCDLNSRSEYGSYCPLTCPVVKHGVMSAELTKSSKKHGLAWGNASDIQSKRTTELRAESEWYGRVNSDVLQGNLAKLDTAYNGFFQHKRGFPAFRKTSNFKSFQFKPGQAKLTVNCTSKKKRCYSHVYLPGIGSMRYLDSRTIPTDADIRTVTVIKEADGWYMSVLLKEPKALPEVPDIKTVPSAVGIDVGINKLISLTDGSFVENPKFGTNKKTRRQLRIRQRRINRKVKGSKNRKKAGIIVAKLHKKIADKRNDHQWFAANKVVGTAAAIVQEDLNVKAMKSRCKPKREKGRFMANGQSAKRGLNRSISDVSWGELFSKIAWLALKAGKPVLAINPKFTSQECSVCHHVSKANRDGEKFICESCGHIDHADTQASRTILHRANLEFVSIRRKNLSGDSRKVTLVRDDSAIRGKRDQGKNRTSKACTERSRSVIPEKRILFEQLSLQLFD; the protein is encoded by the coding sequence GTGCAAATACGCTGGAAGTTCAAGCTACAACCGAATATTGGGCAACAAGCCCTAATGTCCGAGTGGCTTGTTACTCTACGCAAACATAGGAATTATTGTTTAGCAGAACGTCAGCGTGCTTTTGAAACGAATAATCAGAAGTCAGACGAACAAGTGATGTACCAATATGGTGCATTTTGTGATTTAAATAGTCGCTCTGAATACGGTTCTTATTGTCCTTTGACTTGTCCTGTTGTGAAACATGGGGTAATGTCTGCTGAATTAACAAAAAGCAGCAAAAAACATGGTCTAGCTTGGGGTAACGCATCTGATATTCAAAGCAAGAGGACAACTGAATTACGCGCTGAGTCTGAATGGTATGGTCGGGTTAATTCAGATGTTTTGCAAGGCAATTTAGCTAAACTAGATACTGCTTACAATGGATTTTTCCAGCACAAGAGAGGATTCCCCGCGTTTCGCAAAACATCTAATTTCAAAAGCTTTCAATTTAAACCAGGGCAAGCAAAGTTAACAGTTAACTGCACATCTAAGAAAAAGCGTTGTTACTCTCATGTTTACCTCCCTGGAATTGGGAGTATGCGATATTTGGATAGTCGCACTATCCCAACGGATGCTGACATTAGAACCGTAACAGTAATTAAAGAAGCTGACGGATGGTATATGAGTGTATTGCTCAAAGAGCCAAAAGCGTTACCAGAAGTCCCAGATATTAAAACCGTACCCTCAGCAGTAGGTATTGACGTAGGGATTAATAAATTAATTTCTCTCACTGATGGTTCGTTTGTTGAAAATCCTAAGTTTGGAACTAACAAGAAAACTCGCCGTCAATTAAGAATTAGGCAGCGCCGAATTAATCGTAAAGTTAAGGGTTCTAAGAATCGTAAAAAAGCTGGCATAATAGTTGCCAAGCTGCATAAAAAAATTGCTGACAAACGGAATGATCATCAATGGTTTGCAGCCAATAAAGTTGTTGGCACTGCTGCGGCGATTGTTCAAGAGGATCTAAATGTCAAAGCCATGAAGTCTCGATGCAAACCCAAAAGAGAAAAGGGACGGTTCATGGCTAATGGACAATCTGCAAAACGTGGATTGAACCGTTCTATATCAGATGTTAGTTGGGGGGAGTTATTTTCTAAGATTGCTTGGTTGGCACTGAAAGCTGGTAAGCCAGTATTAGCAATTAATCCTAAGTTCACATCCCAAGAGTGTTCAGTTTGTCATCACGTAAGCAAGGCTAACAGAGATGGTGAGAAGTTTATTTGTGAAAGCTGTGGACATATTGATCATGCGGATACTCAAGCATCTCGTACAATTTTGCATAGAGCTAATTTAGAATTCGTCAGTATAAGACGTAAAAACCTATCGGGGGACTCTCGAAAAGTTACGCTTGTCAGAGATGATTCCGCCATTCGTGGCAAACGGGATCAGGGCAAGAACCGTACATCTAAGGCTTGCACTGAGCGTAGTCGAAGTGTTATTCCTGAAAAGCGGATATTATTCGAGCAGTTGTCTTTACAGTTGTTCGATTAA
- a CDS encoding biotin carboxylase: MRLRSLTVVFISCLITFLSWVSIPPAVALTQIRLFDVSYKDCPPELAQGAVISSGSAAANCFLVFGKAENGTYKTVYDADIFGRIYDANNDSVMQNRTRLGSIVEVPPGISDFELRISVPANQPTPLKLKQFKAAGFSGQVRK, from the coding sequence ATGCGCTTGCGCTCACTCACGGTCGTTTTTATTTCCTGTCTCATCACCTTTCTATCGTGGGTGAGCATTCCCCCTGCTGTAGCACTGACACAGATTAGATTATTTGATGTTTCTTATAAAGATTGTCCACCAGAACTAGCACAAGGGGCTGTTATCAGTAGTGGTAGCGCGGCTGCTAATTGTTTTCTTGTCTTTGGCAAAGCAGAAAATGGCACTTATAAAACAGTCTACGACGCAGATATTTTTGGACGCATCTATGATGCCAACAATGACTCGGTAATGCAAAACCGCACTCGCTTAGGTTCTATTGTTGAGGTTCCACCAGGTATTAGCGATTTTGAATTGAGAATTTCTGTACCTGCGAATCAGCCTACTCCATTGAAGCTGAAGCAGTTTAAAGCAGCTGGATTTAGCGGCCAAGTGCGTAAGTAA